In Phyllopteryx taeniolatus isolate TA_2022b chromosome 22, UOR_Ptae_1.2, whole genome shotgun sequence, the DNA window TTAACCCTTTTAAAATATGCGAGTGAGAGCCGTTTACCGACTCCTTTTTCCAGTCCTCTTTACCTGAAATCGACAGTTGTGGGTGGAGAGGAGAGACGTTTACTTCCCGAACTCAATTTGAAGATTGTATTACAAAACACCAAGAGTCAGCCTTACTGTTTTCTACCATGTATTCCACATAAATATTCTTATGGTGTCCAAAGTATTCCCAAGTGATCAGCGCGCATTCCTCCGACACTGATGTGTTCACGATGCCAAACACGGGGCCTACAGAGGGCGCTACGTACACAACAGGAAggaaaatatgcttttattccaAAATGCGATAATACACTCCTCTCAAAAAGTTCCAAGAGTGTACGCGTGCAGTGTGGAGTCACCTCCAAACCCCTCTTCTCAcgcacataaaaacacagtgacTCCATATTGGTATTTATTCAGCTAATATTAGCCAATGTCTACATTTACATATACACTTGCATAATAACACGACTTATTCATGACTAGTCCGTATTATTTTGGAAAACTAAAATCTCACCGCATGAGCAGCGAGTTGTGGAGGTGACTCCACAGGTCTCAAAAGTTAAGGGACAGTCAGCTTTTCGGTGAAATTTCCGGATGAACCTAAATCCACTACGTTTACACATGAACTTAATTCAACCTTCTCTTAACTTTTCAATTAGAATAGGTATTCAAACACACGTCTTTAGCATGCTGTTCACACTTTTTAACATCATGAAACCCAAACAAATCCTAAAAACTGATCAACAGCAGTGTGAttcttcaaacaggatgttggaggggggggggggataaaaattttaaaagacTCCTCTagtgaattttgccgttcagctccttgttagaaaacagcaagttgggcaaaaaaaaacgactgaaatattcaacattcaaaaatgcattcaaaaattGAACgatggtcaaattaagttcacctgtaaagtttATAGAGCATTTTagattcatcctgaaatttcaccccaatGCCCAATATCCCGAACTTTTTGTGAGTCGTGTAGTTTTATGATTGTGTAGGGTAAAGTCGGTGGCTTTAAATTCTAAAGATGGAATGCTGTGTACCCTTGTGAAGCGGGGGGTGCGCAGACTGAGTGACGGGGGAGGTTGGGTGAGGAGGGGGCTCTGTGGGGCCTGAAAGAACACGGAAAACAGTGAGACAACACAAAGAAAGTGAGCGGCGACATGCTGAGGTTCAAGAGCACTCAAACACTCGGTCGCAGCCGTACGAAAAGTGTACACAGCATGCGATTtgatcacattattattatagatCCGTCACTTCAAAGGAGGGGTGTGCAAACTTTTGcactcaagggccacatttgattttataaaacaaacagaTGGGCCAAGTTATTTGTcgatgtggtaaaaaaaaaaaaaacttttttttttttttttttttttttaaatgtgactgtaaaatatttaaaattgtttatcgaatgaatccattttctgtaccgcgtaTCCTTATCAGGGTCGtagatgagctggagccaattgcaagtgactttgggcaagaggttgGTAAATTAAAAAGATAGTGGCGACAATGGAGCTTGAGTGTGGCAGGACCTCACGCTTGACTTGGATTCCGTAATTAGGCTCATATAATTCCCTGTAATTGTGAAGCTAATGTCTGAgctcacgcacttgttcccaTGACGGCGGAGGCCTCTTTGGTGACGTTGGCGCCAGCGCCTTTGATGGTCTTTGCGCTCAGGTAGAACTTGTAGAGCACGCTGGAGTTCAAATTGTCCAGCGTCACGGTGGTCTCGTTGACCAGAAAATCCATGACCTTGACCGGCCCCACTTCGGTGGTATTACTGACTGAGAAAGACGTGAGAAAGTAAAGAACAGGCAtgttccctccccccccccccccccccccacagacgTGACGTGGCTGCCCGTACCTGGCTGGTATTTAAGCGTGTATCCAGTAAGGCGTCCGTTTTTGTTCACCGGTGGGCCCCATTCCAGAGTAAGAGAGTCCAAACTGGGATTCACGACGTTTAGAAAAGAAGGTGGTCCTGGAACTAAATCCGAACAAGACACTTTGCTTACCTTAAAGCTAAATCcgtttttaaagaaaaaggcaaaatattgtGCACGTACCTCCCTCAGGTGTCTCAAATTGCTTCTCCTGACTCTGAGGACCTTCTCCTTTGCTATTCAGGACCCTGATGAAGATGATGTAGAGGCTGTACGGCTGGAGGCCCGGCAGACGTCCCTCGGTCTGGTTCCCACTGAAGGTCAGAACTTGGTGTTGTGCCTCTTGATCCACTTCCTCCTCGGTCTCATGCAAGCCTCGTTCGCGCCGGTAGTATACCTGTGTGAAAGTGTTATTTTGAGGCTATTCAGGTATAACATTCTCAGGACTCAGTTACTTGAGTGCAACATTTAGTGTACCATTAAATGCTTCTTTGAGGTTCTTTTGAGGTTAATGTACTTAAGTATAACATCCTAGGAACCATTAAAGGTTAATAGAAAGTTATTTTGGGGTTACTCAAATACAACATTCTAAGGATAATAAAGAATCCTTTAACTGTATTTTGGGGTTACGATTAAAGTTTTTTCAAGATTATTTGGGGTTTACAGTAATTGAGTATGCAATTCTGGGAACCATAAAGGTTGGGAGGTACTTGAATGTAACATTCAGCCACCCATCAAAGGGGCCTTAGAGGTTATTTTGGGGTTACATGAAGAGAACGTTCAGAAAACCaccaggaattttttttttttaaaccctcaaAATGCTTGACTAGGCGAGGATAATTCGCCAATAAGTATTTTGGGGGTTggttcacccccaaaaaagacaaaaacaaagaaaaagggcGGGGAAAAGAGGGAAAGAATTGggataattatttattaaattttgttttcattggaaaaaaaatgaaataaaatctgcGAATACTGTAAATGAATCCGCGTGTGCCAAACCACAAGTACGcgggggttccactgtatttaaataCCATATTTCATCTCAGTATACTTTGTCTCTCCGTGCTTTGTTAACCTGCCCCTGACGTTTGCGTCTACAGGCAACTCATCATTGAATAAGCTTGTTGCTGTATGCTGTTAGAGAAAAACATTTCACCCTCAAGTGTCAGGGTTGAGTGTGACAGTTAATGCTGAATGATCCTCCACATCTCACGCTTTACGGCGTGATCGCACGCGTACACAGCCTTCCTCCGCTCAAGGCCTCGCATTTTGTTTGTTCCTGGCAAGGTCCGAAGCATACCTTGTAGCCCTTTAGTTTCCCACGGACTGAGTGAGAAGACACCGGCTCCCAGTGCACTTGTGCCACGGTGCTGTTGTGAACCATGACCAGGACGCCATCAGCGGCGGACAAAGGCACTGAAGTGCAGCCAAAAAAGTGAACCGGTTAGCCAACATTTAGTCTATTCTGTGAGAAATTTGAACCAAAAAAGGTCACTCACTGTCTTCCCCGGAGTAACCGACGACGACTTCGGCCTCCGGCCCGTTGCCATAGTCGTTCAAAGCCTGAACTTTAATCTCGTAGGGGACGTAGACGGGAACTCCGGACACGACAAAATGTGAAGAGTTGGCCACCGTCTTGGAGGACCAATCTTGATCCACATCACTCTGTCTCCACAGCACCTTGTACTCCAAACCGGGCCCATTCGACTGGAATCCTGTGAGCGACTAATCAGACATTTTGTTGCtctgaaaatgattatttatttacaaaaaataatatatttttggtCATCGATCCATTGCAGctacatatagtgacaggcagaacaactgAATGCcctactagatggcagaaggtacgtAGCGAGtatatttgtgagtaaattgagacgggatcattattatttcagtatataatatagtttggtggtgtgccatgagattttcctCATGTGAAATATAGTTTGTTCCTTGGCTCAATAGAGCTCAAGTAACACTGACATAAGGAGGTGCTTCAGGCCTGCCTTGACTTTACATTGCCACTAgatgtcaccatttttttttttcttaaagcatAACGGTGGAGACCGCCCCAAAACCTCATGGCTACTTCATCTACCCTACTATCACCGGAAAACCCAATCCCTTAGCCCCTCGCTTACTTTCCAGGAGATGACCAGGTTACCAGGTTCTGTTCCTTCTCCATGAACATCTGAAGGATTCTCATCAGGGGCTGGAATGCCAAAGAAAGCAGACTCCTTTAATAGGCtacttttaaatattaaatttgtgTTAGATACCTACCTGCTGGGTTGGTTCTGTACTGGCGCGACGGCTGGCTGGGTTGGCTGTAGCCCACCTGATTCTTTGCCAGAACCCGGAAGGAGTAGTAGACATACGGCGAGAGGTCCAGTTGCGCCGTGGTCCTCGTACCGGCAACCTCTGTCATGTTGACCCAGATGCCGGGCTCGTGCAGCAAATCCTCGTACTGGATCAAAAACTCTTGAGAAAGAAAATGACCATGTTGTAAGAGTTtcatattacaatataaaaCAGTTAAAcatcacctttaaaaaaaaaaaacatactttgtGTGGGACTGTTGTGTTCATCGCCAGGGATCCAAGTGAGCTGAACACTCCGCTCGGTCTGGTCAGTGAGTTCCAGATCAGTGGGCGGGTCAGGTTTCTCTGCGAAAATAAGATAGTCCTTAGAActactgggggggaaaaacaaacaaaaacaaaaaaagagagaatttaGAATGTTTTGTTCATTGTATTGAGTGGTGGTGGGTGACCGGAAATGTTATTCTTAACGAAGgaatgagaattaaaaaaataaaataaaataaaaaataaataaatattgaggtccatataaaaaaaaatacaaacatatattacaatattattattattatgaaaaaaaggTTGTTAGGTGAGGATGAGGGTTCAAACAATGTCACATGACTACACTGTAGACAGTGTATGTTTACCGTAGACAATAGCTGGCGTAGGAGTAGCCTCTGAGAGAGTAAGAATCAAGAGTAGAGTACACAAAGTTAGTATAAGTGACACATAGATGAGACAGCAGAAGAAAAGCAGGAAAAAGTTGTCAAATATCAAGTGGAAGCTTCTGTGTGAATGAGTTCGATACTCTCAGTAGTGCCTCAAAGTGGACGCAGGAAAAGAAGGAGCGGAAGTACCGACGACAGTAAGCGTGGCCCTGGCGGAGTCCCGGTCCAGGGTAGTGTTCATGATGCACGTGTAAGTGCCCGCATCTTCATCCGTCACGTCTTTGATGGTCAGACTGTCGGCGTCCACCTCAAACCTAACAAGTAGAATGAGGTCACCTCATTTTTAATGAGTCGCTCCGAAGAGACGATGCGTTCAGTGTACCTCTCGTCGTCGGGCAGTTCACCGCTGTTTTTGAGCCAGGTCATGGTGGGGATGAGGGATGGGTCGTGTTTGACTTTGCATTCGAACACGGCGCTCGTGCCTCGCTGTACCACCTTGTATTCCGGCTGCTTCAGGATGCGTGTGGGTTCTTTAACCTCCAGGAAGACATGGTTCTCCTTGACGCCCAGGTTGTTGGTGGCAATGCACGTGTACTTCCCGCTGTTTTGCGACTGGGCCACATTGATCTCCAAAGTACCGTTCTCGTGGATCACATAGGGGTCCTCACTCTTAATACTGATCTGACTGTCTTTGAACCTACAAAGAAAAGCATAAATATAACTCCAGAAATGTTGTGGGTAATTCAtagcaaacaggtgtttttttgtttttttttttaaacattttttaccaTGTAATGGTTGGTATCGGTGAGCCGAAAGTGGCGCAGTGTAGTAAAGCAAGGCTATTGGTGATGACCTGGTACACTTGGTTGGGGGGAGTGAGCACCCTCGGGGGCTCAGCTACATGATCAAAGTCAAAATGCCCATCAGGCTTTTGCGAAACTCCATGGCAACGCTGATGTTTCTGACTTACCGAGCACACTGACAAACGCGTTGGCGATCAGGTAGCCAAATTCATTGGAGGCGTTGCACTGATAAACGGCACTGGACCCAGACTGCACACGGCTAAGAATCACTGTGTCGGCATCCACCTTGCGGGTGTGGTCTTCAGGAGCATCTAGCGAATTAAAGACCATATAaacgaggggaaaaaatattttacaagcaTTGCCTAATTACATATAAGGCTCAATAACGGTACATTtgacgtacatacatacatttttgtacatATAGGAGTTTCTGCAATATATATGAACTTGTGAAcgtctccaaaaaaaaaaaacatctttcccGTTATTACGATTCTATAAATACAACAGTgcaatgggtttaatgagtagttaggataatttatgcacttgtatctgcagtTTCAACTCACGCggtttttatgaagctgtttgtctTTCCCGATATGCACTTTTATATTTACCattatgcaagaagtgtatttcagcgCGTCACCAtcatgtgctctgtgattgtgTTCTATCAACAAAGCTTTGGCAAACTTGAAGTCGTTATCATTGTTTATGATTTTTCTGAAGCTGAAGAAATCTTGTTGTTcagattacatttgcattggacTGCTGTGAAATCTGTGTATTGATCTCTTCATTGTCTATAATGGCCTAAAATTTTAAACCATCAATAGCATTTTGACAATAGGACTTTAAGCACGGCTGTTTCAGCATTGGACTCATTTATCCATATGAAACCAaggccgcaaaaaaaaaaaaaaaaaaaaaagtgttctgaCTCCTGACTGGTATtgatgaaattaaatgaaaatgacccataagcACTCCACTCACTTTCTATGGGAACTCCATTGACAAACCAATTTATATCCGGCTTGGGGTCTCCATTGACTCTGCAAGTCAGGATCCCAGTCTCATTTGGGGCGAGGATCAGGTTCCTGGGAGCGCTGATCCAGAACGGAGCAGCTGTTAAATAAAACGGAAATAAGAAATAGAGAGAAGCACGAGAGAGCTCAGGGAATAAGGACTTTATAGCCTGTAGGATTTAGGGGCTTTTATGGTGCACTAGGTGGATAAAGGTGTTCCTACCTTTGACATTGACCTTGATGTTGTGGTGTGCCGTGCCCAGGCGGTTGGTGGCCGTGCAGGTGTAGTCGCCGGCGTCGGCTTCGCTTACGTCCAAAATCTTCAGGGTTTTCTTGTAGTTGAGGAACGACACCCTGCTGGTCGGCAGCTCTCCTCCGTCTTTCTGCCAAGACATCTCCGGAGTGGGCCTGCCGCGGTAACCGTTATTCACCTTATTCTGTTGCGGACGCATTATTGGTATAATAATACGCATACTTACAAGCCTTCGGCGATGCATTCCAGTTCGAGAGTCTCCCCTCGCAGGACCATCTTGGTGCTGGAGGCGCCCAGAGGCGTCATAAAACCAGGACGCCGCTCCCCCGTCGGGTTGTCTAATCGCACGAAGAGAGAGCGCAAATGAGATCAAATTTAAGGCTTTTTGACACCGTGAGACAAGGAAGGAGTATGGGAAGTAATGACAGCTCACTGAGGGCATCAAAGTGGGTAAAGGGGGCAAACAATAAGGGCAAAGTTGAACACAACACGTAAGGACCAAGAGGTGCTTGTTGAGGGTTAACATATGTGGTGCCTTTTATCTTTGAACGCTTAATCTTCAGACAACTTTCGGTTAGTAGTCACAATGTGTGCGGGGTGGAGTTTGTAGGTACATGTCACATGGTTGGGCCAGGAGTGGAGTGACACCACAATGCTGGACATGAACCAGCAACACTCACCACTAAAGTTAGTGACATTGTATAAAGAGGTGTCATTCATTGTATCCACTGTAACAGAAACAAATCATAAGCGTGCAAAAACgggcaaaaatatttcatttcacacaggcttttctggtcgataatAAATTAACACGCGCTGTCAAATCCGTGGGTTAGGTGCAGACTTACTCTCCAGCACGGTGACGGAGATGGGCTGCTTCTGCTGGATGGTCTGTGTATAAGGGAAGCGGGCATAGCAGATGTAGTCATTCCTGTTGTCCTCCGGGAGGACATTGGAAAAGTACAAGTCTCCGTTCAGGGCCTGGGACACTCGATTGTCCAGCGGCAGTCTCTGGAAAACTGAGACATTTGGGTTTTTTACCCCACCCCCCATTACAtagttgcattttttatttattttttatttttttttaaatcctacaATTTGAAAATGAGGCTCAATCGTAACATAGACGTACTGTTATCCATCCAAAATATGACGGGAGGGGGCAGCCCTGCCGGGGGTCGGCACTGCAGCACCAGCGAGACCCCCGTCTGCACTGTGATGGCCTCAAGTCTTTCTTTCGACCACAAGGGGGACCCTGGGAGTCACCAacatcatatactgtaaatggcaCCCAAGCATAGTCATACAAAATATGAACACGTGTATATGAATTCTTACTGGACTGTCTGATGACAATGTTGTTGGAGATAGCCGTGCCGTGATCATTGTGGGCCGTGCACTGGTAAGTCCCCTCGTAGGCCTCGGCTTTTTCCCCACTGATGTCAATGACCAGAGTTCCCGAACTAGGCTTCATGAGAACTTTGGAGTCTTGCTCCACATCAAAATGGCTCCCATTCCTCGTCCAAGAAAAGCTAATATACGAAAAACAGCACAAACCtttcatttgtatattttatggTTGAAAAGGAATTGGCATTAATCATTAACTGAGTTGCAGGAGGCTGTTTCCACGCCGGCTAATTCAATctgacaggtgtgtgtgtttcttggtCGATTGCTTTCCTTGACCACCGTTGCTGTGGCAACTCTTTTTCTTCCCTTCTTTTTAAATCTTTGGTCTAGAACAGATCAATCATTTCCTAAAAGGGAGGATAAAACTGAAATCAGTGGTAAGAATTGTGGCGGGTGCCGTTTCTCACTTGGGGTGAGGCTTCCCCTTGGCTTCACAGTGGATGACGATGTTCTCCCGTGGGTCAAAGATGTAATCCTTCGGTGACTGTAGCGTAATAGTTGGGGGCTGGGGCACTGCAAGAGTAAGAGTTATTAACGGTAGTCATTAATAGGCATGCGATGATGTTTTCAACACGAGGACGGCGTGCGAAAGGGCACATCACAGCAAGCGACACAAgaaggacaaaagtattgggacactgaAACTCATTGGCCAAATAACaatcataatattattattgaGTTGTGTCCTGAAACTTTTGTGATAACAACTTAGAAGCACtccaaaaaattcaaatttcatTTGCATTTCTAATACAACATTGTCACTGCATGCAATATTGCAaatataaagacaaaaaaaaaaaaagcccacacTAGGTCACAGTTGGTGCAAACTTACATCCTTCCAGGACCTTAGCTTTTTGTCCACCAGGTGAACGCAGACGCACAGCGACAGAATATTACGGAGAGGTGTTAGTTTTTGCAGTgagccaaaaaacaaaacacaaaaaaacatcacagcTTCAAGTGAAATAGAGCTTTTTATTGAGCTATTGGTCTGCTTAAATGCACAATAGGGGCACTcaatgttataaaaaaaaaaagtcacaattataTACAGGGTGGTTGAAAaataactccctattttaaaatactttatcattattgatttattgtaatgttctctttttttttgcatttgttcttTAAATGGAGCAAATCTACTGTACCAAACCAAAGACTTTGGAGAAAGTTGAATGGCTCAATAGAAGAAGTTACGCCTTCCATCCCACGATGGTTCTAAGTGAAACCATTTGACGCGATTCCTGGGTAGCTAGCTAACTCTGGTGCCCATATAGAATTTTAGATCAAAACTAACGCTAACTTTCCTCTCATATCAATTTCTTGTACAAATTCATACTttaaagaacacacaaaaatattacaataaacaatTTGTAAGTATTTTGAAacagttacttttcaatcaccctgtccattaggtacacctgcattgcataatgagatccaatacaagagctttaTCAAAAGTTCTTTTTACAGATCTTGCTTTGGACCTCATGTTATGGGCATTTCATGAACTATCATATTGATGAGGTAGATTAGCCTTACGATCAAGGGGCACTTCGAGCGCTGATGTCATGTGACTCAAGAGGATCATGAGAAGAACAGCTCCAGAGCCCGAGGACCTCATGGTATTCTCGCCCACGATCAGGTGGACCACGGTGAAGTCCATATCTCACCGGCTCAACCGTGCACTGGTGTGAAGGGTACAATTTTTGAAAATGAGGTCCAAcactgttttatttaaaaaaataaataaaataaaataaaaaggcccacaaaaaaacaccagcGAGGGTCTTTTGGCCTTATCTGGTACACAGGCATTTACAATAGACATTAGGATCCATTTGTGACTGGCATTTTTGAGTCACTCACATGACATCTCTCCGACCCTGGAGGTAAAACCAAGTGCCGATTACGACAGCACCCAACGTGTTCACCGTTAAACATGTGCCACGCCAGGGCACCCGAGCGGAACGGTCACGGCGAGCGACGACCCGCGGGCCTCTGCAGTCTTTCGTAAAGAGACGCGCCGATACGTGCAAACAAACAGAAGCATGTTGACTTTAATGGGCTTTGGCAAACTGCATCCTGAAGCGCAAGAACATGTGCGCGTAAGGCCATTCTTATGATcaagggtgaaaaaaaaaaaaacacagaatgtTTGGAGTCCAGATTTTCTCCGGCTGAGCTCGGTAGAGTGTGTGAGCTAATGGGGCCTCGGGCTAAGACTAATTACGCTCACGCGTCCAACTGCGTTCTCGGCTCACTGGTACCAAAGCGAAGCGAACGCCAACATTAAAATCTTCAAATATGATTGCGAGGCTCAAAACGATATTGTGCTAATGTTATGGCTAGCTTCGGCTTAATTACATGCATGTGGTATGGCACAAATGATCTACCTGCGATGACTCAACACAACATCATTGCAAaatgacccgacctcggataagcgtaaGAAAATAGTTGTAGTTATATCAATACTGTTGCAAACAGAACACTGATAATTGTTAAACGCATCCCTCAAAATTCCTACTAAATTGAAGCAGTCAAatgttatttcccccccccccccgaccccccacTCACTTTAGTTGTTGTTTATAAGTGCTTTCAAATGATAAACAAATATGAACAGATACAATGGAACTAGGAGTTAtgaattgaatttgttccgtgccCCCGTTTTCGATTAATTGCACGCAAaccgaggtaatgtttccccttgaaatgaatggaaatgcaattaatccgttgcAGCTGCAGAACAACATATTTcctttattttgattgttttgtgtttaaaaataaacactgcacAATATAGAAATAGGTGACAACAATTTCTGATGATGAAATAACAGTGGGTTTGCTCGCAAATCACTGCGCAGTGTCTTAACCTTTTCAGGTACAGTAATGTTTACATTAACTGTGGTTACTGCTAGCCCTAGATGCTCACCaccacatcccacaatgcattgcagcTTTTGCGTTGCATCGTGGAAATCctgcccataaaagtta includes these proteins:
- the nrcama gene encoding neuronal cell adhesion molecule a isoform X2, which gives rise to MDFTVVHLIVGENTMRSSGSGAVLLMILLSHMTSALEVPLDPKVLEGLPQPPTITLQSPKDYIFDPRENIVIHCEAKGKPHPNFSWTRNGSHFDVEQDSKVLMKPSSGTLVIDISGEKAEAYEGTYQCTAHNDHGTAISNNIVIRQSRSPLWSKERLEAITVQTGVSLVLQCRPPAGLPPPVIFWMDNIFQRLPLDNRVSQALNGDLYFSNVLPEDNRNDYICYARFPYTQTIQQKQPISVTVLEMDTMNDTSLYNVTNFSDNPTGERRPGFMTPLGASSTKMVLRGETLELECIAEGLPTPEMSWQKDGGELPTSRVSFLNYKKTLKILDVSEADAGDYTCTATNRLGTAHHNIKVNVKAAPFWISAPRNLILAPNETGILTCRVNGDPKPDINWFVNGVPIENAPEDHTRKVDADTVILSRVQSGSSAVYQCNASNEFGYLIANAFVSVLAEPPRVLTPPNQVYQVITNSLALLHCATFGSPIPTITWFKDSQISIKSEDPYVIHENGTLEINVAQSQNSGKYTCIATNNLGVKENHVFLEVKEPTRILKQPEYKVVQRGTSAVFECKVKHDPSLIPTMTWLKNSGELPDDERFEVDADSLTIKDVTDEDAGTYTCIMNTTLDRDSARATLTVVEKPDPPTDLELTDQTERSVQLTWIPGDEHNSPTQKFLIQYEDLLHEPGIWVNMTEVAGTRTTAQLDLSPYVYYSFRVLAKNQVGYSQPSQPSRQYRTNPAAPDENPSDVHGEGTEPGNLVISWKSLTGFQSNGPGLEYKVLWRQSDVDQDWSSKTVANSSHFVVSGVPVYVPYEIKVQALNDYGNGPEAEVVVGYSGEDMPLSAADGVLVMVHNSTVAQVHWEPVSSHSVRGKLKGYKVYYRRERGLHETEEEVDQEAQHQVLTFSGNQTEGRLPGLQPYSLYIIFIRVLNSKGEGPQSQEKQFETPEGVPGPPSFLNVVNPSLDSLTLEWGPPVNKNGRLTGYTLKYQPVSNTTEVGPVKVMDFLVNETTVTLDNLNSSVLYKFYLSAKTIKGAGANVTKEASAVMGTSPTEPPPHPTSPVTQSAHPPLHKAPSVGPVFGIVNTSVSEECALITWEYFGHHKNIYVEYMVENSKEDWKKESVNGSHSHILKGLKPGTSYRVRVVARDPAGPTLHTTSEEVVTVPAVPSRHVDIATQGWFIGLMCAIALLILVLLIVCFIKRNKGGKYPVKEKEEAHQDPEIQPMKEDDGTFGEYSDTEDHKPLKGSRTPSNGTVRRDESDDSLVDYGEGGDGQFNEDGSFIGQYSGKKEKDTHEGNESSEAPSPVNAMNSFV
- the nrcama gene encoding neuronal cell adhesion molecule a isoform X5; translation: MDFTVVHLIVGENTMRSSGSGAVLLMILLSHMTSALEVPLDLPQPPTITLQSPKDYIFDPRENIVIHCEAKGKPHPNFSWTRNGSHFDVEQDSKVLMKPSSGTLVIDISGEKAEAYEGTYQCTAHNDHGTAISNNIVIRQSRSPLWSKERLEAITVQTGVSLVLQCRPPAGLPPPVIFWMDNIFQRLPLDNRVSQALNGDLYFSNVLPEDNRNDYICYARFPYTQTIQQKQPISVTVLENNPTGERRPGFMTPLGASSTKMVLRGETLELECIAEGLPTPEMSWQKDGGELPTSRVSFLNYKKTLKILDVSEADAGDYTCTATNRLGTAHHNIKVNVKAAPFWISAPRNLILAPNETGILTCRVNGDPKPDINWFVNGVPIENAPEDHTRKVDADTVILSRVQSGSSAVYQCNASNEFGYLIANAFVSVLAEPPRVLTPPNQVYQVITNSLALLHCATFGSPIPTITWFKDSQISIKSEDPYVIHENGTLEINVAQSQNSGKYTCIATNNLGVKENHVFLEVKEPTRILKQPEYKVVQRGTSAVFECKVKHDPSLIPTMTWLKNSGELPDDERFEVDADSLTIKDVTDEDAGTYTCIMNTTLDRDSARATLTVVEKPDPPTDLELTDQTERSVQLTWIPGDEHNSPTQKFLIQYEDLLHEPGIWVNMTEVAGTRTTAQLDLSPYVYYSFRVLAKNQVGYSQPSQPSRQYRTNPAAPDENPSDVHGEGTEPGNLVISWKSLTGFQSNGPGLEYKVLWRQSDVDQDWSSKTVANSSHFVVSGVPVYVPYEIKVQALNDYGNGPEAEVVVGYSGEDMPLSAADGVLVMVHNSTVAQVHWEPVSSHSVRGKLKGYKVYYRRERGLHETEEEVDQEAQHQVLTFSGNQTEGRLPGLQPYSLYIIFIRVLNSKGEGPQSQEKQFETPEGVPGPPSFLNVVNPSLDSLTLEWGPPVNKNGRLTGYTLKYQPVSNTTEVGPVKVMDFLVNETTVTLDNLNSSVLYKFYLSAKTIKGAGANVTKEASAVMGTSPTEPPPHPTSPVTQSAHPPLHKAPSVGPVFGIVNTSVSEECALITWEYFGHHKNIYVEYMVENSKEDWKKESVNGSHSHILKGLKPGTSYRVRVVARDPAGPTLHTTSEEVVTVPAVPSRHVDIATQGWFIGLMCAIALLILVLLIVCFIKRNKGGKYPVKEKEEAHQDPEIQPMKEDDGTFGEYSDTEDHKPLKGSRTPSNGTVRRDESDDSLVDYGEGGDGQFNEDGSFIGQYSGKKEKDTHEGNESSEAPSPVNAMNSFV
- the nrcama gene encoding neuronal cell adhesion molecule a isoform X4 — translated: MDFTVVHLIVGENTMRSSGSGAVLLMILLSHMTSALEVPLDLPQPPTITLQSPKDYIFDPRENIVIHCEAKGKPHPNFSWTRNGSHFDVEQDSKVLMKPSSGTLVIDISGEKAEAYEGTYQCTAHNDHGTAISNNIVIRQSRSPLWSKERLEAITVQTGVSLVLQCRPPAGLPPPVIFWMDNIFQRLPLDNRVSQALNGDLYFSNVLPEDNRNDYICYARFPYTQTIQQKQPISVTVLEMDTMNDTSLYNVTNFSDNPTGERRPGFMTPLGASSTKMVLRGETLELECIAEGLPTPEMSWQKDGGELPTSRVSFLNYKKTLKILDVSEADAGDYTCTATNRLGTAHHNIKVNVKAAPFWISAPRNLILAPNETGILTCRVNGDPKPDINWFVNGVPIENAPEDHTRKVDADTVILSRVQSGSSAVYQCNASNEFGYLIANAFVSVLAEPPRVLTPPNQVYQVITNSLALLHCATFGSPIPTITWFKDSQISIKSEDPYVIHENGTLEINVAQSQNSGKYTCIATNNLGVKENHVFLEVKEPTRILKQPEYKVVQRGTSAVFECKVKHDPSLIPTMTWLKNSGELPDDERFEVDADSLTIKDVTDEDAGTYTCIMNTTLDRDSARATLTVVEATPTPAIVYEKPDPPTDLELTDQTERSVQLTWIPGDEHNSPTQKFLIQYEDLLHEPGIWVNMTEVAGTRTTAQLDLSPYVYYSFRVLAKNQVGYSQPSQPSRQYRTNPAAPDENPSDVHGEGTEPGNLVISWKSLTGFQSNGPGLEYKVLWRQSDVDQDWSSKTVANSSHFVVSGVPVYVPYEIKVQALNDYGNGPEAEVVVGYSGEDMPLSAADGVLVMVHNSTVAQVHWEPVSSHSVRGKLKGYKVYYRRERGLHETEEEVDQEAQHQVLTFSGNQTEGRLPGLQPYSLYIIFIRVLNSKGEGPQSQEKQFETPEGVPGPPSFLNVVNPSLDSLTLEWGPPVNKNGRLTGYTLKYQPVSNTTEVGPVKVMDFLVNETTVTLDNLNSSVLYKFYLSAKTIKGAGANVTKEASAVMGTTPSVGPVFGIVNTSVSEECALITWEYFGHHKNIYVEYMVENSKEDWKKESVNGSHSHILKGLKPGTSYRVRVVARDPAGPTLHTTSEEVVTVPAVPSRHVDIATQGWFIGLMCAIALLILVLLIVCFIKRNKGGKYPVKEKEEAHQDPEIQPMKEDDGTFGEYSDTEDHKPLKGSRTPSNGTVRRDESDDSLVDYGEGGDGQFNEDGSFIGQYSGKKEKDTHEGNESSEAPSPVNAMNSFV